The DNA segment AATGCAATTTGAGAAACAAATTAATTAGATCTTTATGTTTGTGAAAATAACCgcctttgtaatcattaacattttcataagtaactgtaatttaattagggatgcacctgttaaccggccataaatcggaaccggacggtttttgcttaaaatacgcgatcggcaatcggccgatttttccggaagtgcgctcgcgtgcacagactatattgtaatcgttcgctatgtcatttgtgtggaagtatttccaaatctgtgcgcaggacacaggcagccgatcagtactggaagtgcagagcttcatgtctgaggcacagagaTGGTCAGCTCAActttggatgagaaacgaaacggactaaactgtgacaaaactgaaatgttttttttttttttattagaacttgcatacacgtttgaaaagccagaaataaacgtcagttatgcattaggatgattatttttattttaccttaaaattacatagactttatttgatttaaaaatcacctgctgtagcacactgacaaaaaagtgtttcattcatccaattaaaacattttagggtaatgattaacatctatatttttttagttgagacaataagttacttatttttcattggctcaagtaaaaatatagatgtgaattcattatcctattttttttttttattggatgaatgaaacactttgcatctttgttttattcgcacaaacattatttgattttaacattttggaaaatgtatttatatagcatagttttatttagtctcactggtaaagaccctaaaaccaaatttaaaaactaaaatactgaatgctgattaagaaacatgttattgaatgtgtgttgattgtgttgtttggattatagaactatgcagttgttgcctttaatttcacatggttacagttaatcttttaattaaggccagttctctgtagtttcaacccaattcaaaaacaaaagctaaatgctgatgtctgtatcatctatgtttgtattaaatgtaggctacttattgtgcagatactgctgttaatttcagatggttacagttattgttttcattagccaaaagcaagtttggcctattaaataccaaatatcttgtttatgcacactttccttctttcttgtttgttgcttaaaagataaaaaaaaaaatggaaatcggtatcggaatcggccagtttgtttgtaaaaaattggtatcggaatcggccatgaaaaatcatgatcggtgcatccctaaatttaattacacttttttttctcattaaatgtAACTAATTAAATGTAACTAAAGTGCTTAGTATGTTAATGAGTATGGTTTGAGAAAGTAATTTTAGGACAATGAATCTGACTTACCTCGAATGACCACCCGTACTGACATCACTAAACAAAATATTAGTTTGATGGCCTCTGCCATTAAATTCACAGATGCAGGAAGAAAGTCATATTTGTTTGCTGCAGGTAAGAAAAAAATTGTTgcaacaatatttaaaatgcacattgCAAACAGTAAACTATTGGTGGTAAGGAATCATAGAGTACATTAAGTTGCTCTTTGGTGGTGGTGTAATATTATGTTACCTTCATTGGCCGAGAATTTTAGTAATAAGATGCGACTGGTTCCCAAGGTGACAAAACCCAGACCCAGAACTAAAGTGTAGGCTGAAGATCTTGAGCACAGCCGTGAAAAAGGACAGCAGCGACGGCatgaagaagaggatgaggaTGGGGCCATTATGGACGGAGTATGCCAAGGCTGTTCACAGAAGAATGAACAGGATCAGTGAGAAAACATCAGACAATCATATCAATCACAACACTGAACCaccaataaaaaaatgaaataagaaatCGCATAAATTAGTCTCTCCAGCACTTTCACACTTTGTCAAGACGCGTCACATTCTGTATCTAGCGCTTTGTTTTCTACATGATTCACAAGCACACATGATGAGCAAACCAACAAAATATGCATGAAGTCACTGAATGAGGGATGACTATTGTGTTTTCAGTGTTTACACACAGTTCAGAAGGAACACGGACATTCTGTCTTTTGTGAAGACAGCGACATCTTTTAGTGCAACACTGTTTAAACATCGAACCACAAAATGGATAGATGATTACGACATTATCTTAGAGATGACATAGAAATAGTTTACACACATTCTGGATGTAAAAGAAACACTGATGCTAGAAAGCAAAATGATTCTAAAAGTCACATTGGTGTTCATCACAGTCATTCAGCGTGATTGTTATGATGCTAACGGCGCAAAGAAAAACGACAGGATATTCACAATGTATCTAATATAATGCGAATTTGGCgataaatcacaaataaattaatattcggTGTTTTATTTACCTACCCATATGTTCTCACTTGAACTAACAACCTGCCCACGGCTTCCGTATCTCTGAGCATGCGCATAATAGAGCTACGTCATCGTTTGGTTTAACGTTGCAAGGCAACACGCTTTGCTCATAAATAGTAATTAGATTATACTGACGTTCATTGGTCATATTACAAAGATAAAGGCGTGGCTggctaattaatattaaaataatctttagTCACAGTCGGAATAGTAAATTTACCCGCAAAACTAGCCTACATGTAGGAATGAATGTAAAACTGAATGTAAACACAAACGATTTGTTTCTTACTTGTTGGATAAGGTATAAACAGTTTGGATATGGGCAGAAGAACAAACAGTGTAAAGTTAgcctacataaaaaaaactttaagcatttctttttaatatactttagagatgtaaatatagtatttttaagTATATGCTTAATTATGACTGAATAATTTAGAGCTTTCTTTTCAAATAACAATGCCTAAAATGAGTTGTAACATTTTGCTCTCACTTTTAACATTCAGTTTTTGGCATGCtgtattttatacacacacacacacacacacacacacacatatatatatatatatatatatatatatatatatatatatatatatatatatatatatatatatatatatatatatatatatatatatacaggtccttctcaaaaaattagcatattgtgaaaaagttcattattttccataatgtaatgataaaaatgtaactttcatatattttagattcattgcacaccaactgaaatatttcaggtcttttattgttttaatactgatgattttggcatacagctcatgaaaacccaaaattcctatctaaaaaaattagcatatcatgaaaaggttctctaaacgagctattaacctaatcatctgaatcaactaattaactctaaacacctgcaaaagattcctgaggcttttaaaaactcagcctggttcattactcaaaagcgcaatcatgggtaagactgtcgacctgactgctgtccagaaggccatcattgacacccacaagcgagagggtaagtcaaataaagaaatttctgaacgaataggctgttcccagagtgctgtatcaaggcacctcagtgggaagtctgtgggaaggaaaaagtgtggcaaaaaacgctgcacaacgagaagaggtgaccagaccctgaggaagattgtgtagaaggaccgattccagaccttgggggacctgcggaagcagtggactgagtctggagtagaaacatccagagccaccgtgcacgggcgtgtgcaggaaatgggctacagcactggactgttgctcagtggtccaaagtacttttttcggatgaaagcaaattttgcatgtcattcagaaatctaggtgccagagtctggaggaagactggggagaaggaaatgccaaaatgcctgaagtccagtgtgaagtacccacagtcagtgatggtctggggtgccatgtcagctgctgctgttggtccactgtgttttatcaagggcagggtcaatgcagctggctatcaggagattttggagcacttcatgcttccatctgctgaaaagctttatggagatgaagatttcgtttttcagcacgacctggcacctgctcacagtgccaaaaccactggtaaatggtttactgaccattgtattactgtgctcaatttgcctgccaactctcctgacctgaaccccatagagaatctgtgggacattgtgaagagaaagttgagagaagcaagacccaacactctgaatgagcttaaggccgctatcgaagcatccggggctccataacacctcagcagtgccacaggttgattgcctccatgccacgccgcattgaagcagtcatttctgcaaaaggattcccgaccaagtattgagtgcataactgaacataattatttgaaagttgacttttttgtattaaaaacacttttcttttattggtcggatgaaatatgctaattttttggagACAGGCATTTTaagttttcatgagctgtattccaaaatcatcagtattaaaacaattaaagacctgaaatatttcagttggtatgcaatgaatctaaagtatatgaaagtttaatttttaccattacattatggaaaataatgaactttttcacaatatactaattttttgagaaggacctgtgtatgtatgtatgtatatatatatatatatatatatatatatatatatatatatatatatataagcgtgTTTAATGTTGTAACCTATGTAATGTGTAATGTTCATTTCATTGTTTTCACGTGATTTCCCATACTTGtctggtcattttttttttctcggcaTCTGTCTGGAAAATGTAATGAGGAGGGTTTGTTAggaaattctaaatagaagtcaTTGCCCAACAAACACTTCTAAGGGAAATGTGGTCATGAGTCATGTGCAATATTACATAAATCTCAGTTTGTAAtaacaaatgtgtttatttttttattatttttttatagctatGGTAGAGGTTGCCTGAGTGTGAAACAAGGTCCAGACTGTATCTGTTTAATATTCAAATACACAGACTTTTACTCACATAAACTTGTACACTGTAAACAATGTATGAAGAAACTATTCAAAGGAAATCATTGGGATTATGAGTAAATCCTTACAACATTACTGTCTGGAGCAGAAAAGTGTAATGAGGAAATTTCTTACCAACTGAAATCCATAGTCATTTATTTCAGATTTCATGATTATCACATTTATAGTAATAGAATAACACTTAGTCTACATTAATGTTGGGGAAACATGGTGCAGGATCTCTTCATTTTGTGCAAATAGCAGTTACGTTGGCTGCATTATGACACTAACTAACATTTGTTTCAATGCTAAGGATTGAACtggcaaatatgtaaatatggtgACTTGGTGTTTTCCATTCTTGCAAACCAAATATTTGCTCACAATAATGAAAAGattttacttgtaaaaaaaaaagcctcagaaCACTAatgattaaacaaaacaaaaataaatcagttaGTTTTTTTTCGAACACAGTGTTGAAACATGTGCAACAGGGAGGAGGGGGGAGATAAAGCTCTCTGCCATTTCTCTGAGGGTTCAGATTTCCCTGCACTCTGGAACAGACAGTTCTACCTGGAGTTTCATTGTCAGATATGAAACTCTGCTTCTGGCCAGGGGCCCCTTACGGTTTGGCCATTTTGGCATTCCTGTGTAATTGTGCCACAGCTGTGGAGAGACGATATTACATTGCAGCTGTTAATATTAACTGGGACTACACTGCCGGACAGCAAAGGTATGAAAAAGATCAATATTTCTTTGAATTTTAATTAATTCAGCTTGATTGTTTGCCTTTTGTTCACTTGGTTCTTGTATATCACAGATAAAGTCATTCACTATTgtaaaaaagtaacaaataattacatttgtacGCAAATAATTATCTGTTCTAAAACAGTTTATTAACTGACAAGCAATAACATTcacagtaaatattttaaatttcataaatttcatGAGTAAGGAAACACGAAGACATATGAAATACAAGTAActccaaataaaacaaaatgttaaaccAGAACCAAGAAACTACTGTAAAGTTTGTTAATATAGTTTACAGATATGTCAAGActttattcaaaatgtataaatatttcaccATGGTAATTTtagtaaattgaaaacaaaacaacaacaaaaataaaataaaattaactgaaataggATATCTTAAAcctaaaacttattttattttggctAGCAGCTAAGGTAACATTTCTCATTtgcatttagtttaacttaatgcACTTAAATAATGAAAACGGAAACTgagttaataattaataaatctatatcaacataaaaaaaagacaacaaaaattattaaaactttaaattcGAAGGAAAGTggaaaatataaaacagtatttCTATGATACTAACACAAAACTACATTATCACACAgttaggtatgtgtgtgtgtgtgtgtgtgtgtgtgtgtgtgtgtgtgtgtgtgtgtgtgtgtgttatttgctCATCTAAGAAATGTATTGATTgctagtttttgttgttttccagGACTGGACCGTCATATAAAAAGGTTGTATACAGGGAGTACAATGAGGGATTCACACAGGCTAAAACACATCCCTTGTCCTCAGGTATTTTGAATAACAAAGATGATGTCTTTGTTTCAACATTAAAACCCAAAAGTCATTATGCATAAGTCATttacattacaattacattaagttttaaaaaatgattatttGAAACTAATGTTTTAGGGCTACTTGGGCCGACACTGCGGGGACAAGAGGGCGACACAATCATTGTCACGTTCAAGAACATGGCAGATCATCCCTGCAGCATCCACCCACATGGCATTGCTTACGGGAAGCAGTCAGAGGGTGTGTTCTGATCTGATGTGATTGCTGCAACAGTATGAGTGACGCAAAAGAATTGTAACATACAGCACACTAATAACGAAGTAAAAAATAGACACTGTGCTACGAAATAAAGGACAGACACATTTCTAGAGAATAGTTGTTTAGGGAACATTATAGATTATTTTAGGGCTCATCTTTTGGCTGAGTCAACACTTTGCGTAACGCAAACATCTGTGTTTGATTTCTTTGGAAATATTAACCCAAGATACAAATTAACCACAGGCTGTACCTAAGTCCAAAGCAGTGAGTCTCTGATAAATATTTACAGATACACTATCCTAATTTTTTCCTAAacccaaaaccttttttttctttttcttttttaagataaATTGATGTTGGTTTTATTGTAATAAACACCATCTGAAACTGAATCCTTCTCACACTCCTAAAATTTCCATTTAGGATCTTTATACTTTGACAACACGTCACTCTATGAGAAAGAAGATGATGTAATTTTACCCGGAAAAGAGCACACATACCAATGGGAGGTGACGTCTGAGGTGGCCCCTATGGATGCGGACCCCCCATGCATCACCTACACATACTTTTCCCACTTTGACATAGTCAAGGACTACAATACAGGGTTAATAGGCACAATGTTGATCTGCAAGAAAGGTATGTGAAGCAAAAAACAGATCCTGGATTTATAATGTGATGTTTATTATGACATTTATGCGTAGATGAGTTAAGATGCCTATCTTGACCACTAAGTCTCATCTCAACACATTTACTGAATGGCTACGCtcttattaattattcattaattcgttcattcattcattcgttcattcatttattcattcattcattcattcattcattcattcattcatatcttTATTTACTTTCGATTATGGtgaacttttaatttattttatgttgctGGGTATATTACGTACGAattgtagtctgttactgattccaaattacatcacaaaagaatttaattacattacacattttaggcaatataaccagactactttttgattaattttgcCCTCTTCTCACTGAACTCAAttttcacattgatttaaatagaataatcttataaaataaagtgtttaaacATAACATCgattaaaataaaacaccaactaaaaaactgaaatattattattatttattttttacctggatgtcatgtgaccattaatgTCAGAGATCCTTAAACattcaaatgtgatattttaagaacaagtgcttaatttttggaatctgattgtAATCCAGATTATATCAGTTACTACCCAGTATTGCCTATTTGTTACTTTGTACAGTAGATTTGTACAGtaacatatattttatgtaagTGAATTTGGCTAGAAGGCTGCAGGAGTTAGTGggtataaaaatgtcaaaatataggCTTTAAAATGGAAAAGTGGATTTAAAGTGGATCTATAGTGAAATCAATTTTGGAATATTTTACTAGTAATAATACTattgtacactaaaacaaaaagtatctaatgataataatttcattataattaataacaattatttaatttctttaaaaatatctcaaataatgtatctcaaaTAATCCTGATTTATTTGCTTTCAAATGTCAAACCACAGAACATTTCTTTCCCCAATTTCGATTATGGAATTCAAACCATGACTTTTGaggaaaaattaattaattaattaattattcaataaaaaaacatgcagatatgtttatttatttactttaataaaatttttttttattaaagtttaccCTATACACGTTTGAGTTTCCCAGAAATGACACAACTATAAACAGCTCTGTTTGTCTAGATGATTAATGTGTCTTTGTCCCACAGGCACCCTAGACGGCTCCGGAAATCAGCTTCATTTCCATCAGGAGGCTGTGCTGTTGTTTGGCGTGTTTGATGAGAACAAGAGCTGGTACAGCACTGGGGGCCCTGAACAGGCACACAATGTGAAATACACTATAAATGGCTACACAAATGGCTCTATACCAGGTCGGTTTGATATTTTTCACACATAACATCATTTCTGCAAATCTACTGAGGTGTAAAACTCCTCCTTGTCGTCCTCCAGATCTGGACATCTGTGCCCACTCCAAAGTCAGCTGGCACCTGCTGGGAATGAGCTCTGAGCCAGAGCTCTTCTCTGTGCACTTCAATGGGCAAGCCCTGCTGCATGATGGCCACAAAACCTCATCTATTGGCATCATTAGTGGAACTGCCACCAGTGCCAGTATGAATGGTATCCACCCCGGCCACTGGCTTATCTCCTCTCACATTAGCAGGCACTTGGAAGGTAAAAACTGCCCGAAAAACCacaagatttcatgaattaattatttaaaacatcaATATATATAGTCTCTACTTCATAGTTTGTAGAATCACTATTAATGCTGACAATTTGTACTTTATAAGAGTGATTACAGTGCCATATGTTGATGTCATATTTGCAGCTGGTTTGCATGGATACCTAAATATCAAGACGTGTGATGAGTACACGGCACCAAAGAGACGGCTTACCATCCAACAGAAACAAGAAAGTCAAGTGTGGACCTACTACATAGCAGCAGAAGAGGTCACCTGGGATTATGCTCCAAATATGAAAGACAACATGGATGGGTATGTGTACAGTGATTCATCAATAGGACATGTCTTTGTCTGAGCTCCATTCTAAATGTTTTATCTCACTTTTATCCACTCAGGGATTTCCGATCCAAATATTTAAAGCAGGGGCCTCAGCGAATaggtaaaaaatacaaaaaagcagTATTTACTCAGTATAAAGATGGCACGTTTAAAGAGAGAGCAGAAGATAAGCAGAGGAAGAAAGAGCTTGGGATTCTCGGGCCGGTGATAAGAGCTCAAATCAGAGATGTCATAAAGGTATAAAGCTTCTCACATAATCACCGCTCTAAtcattgctattttattttatttttgggttaagAACATATTTAATGTTTCTGGTCAGGATACATGATGATTGTGATTATGTTTCTATAGATTGTCTTTAAAAACAAAGCATCACGGCCGTACAGTATCTATCCTCATGGACTGACCATTGATAAAGCAGCAGAAGGAGCCAGTTATCCAGCAGAAGGTTTGTTTGATATTTATGAATTTCTATTTCATCAATTCTACACTATACATGCATAAAATTTATATATGCATCTTAATTTAAATCAGCAGACAACATTGTGAGGAGATATATGTGCTGACGTATAACTATTCATGTCATCTGGTGAAAAACTGAATGTACAATATAGATCccagtaaaatacaaaatagcacAATCTCAGTTTTTTCTccaatatcatgcagccctaatctCTAAAGTTCTTTATCAATGAAAAGATACCTGTAAAATCATAAAATACCAAAAGTAAGCGTGGCTGATACGAGAACGTGCTAAATATAATTGCCGTTCATTTGAAAGGGAACCAGACACACGGGATTCAACCAGGTCAGAATTACACATATACATGGAGTGTGTCTGAGGAAGATACACCAACGGACAGTGACCCCAGATGTCTGACCAGGATGTACCACAGTGCAGTGGACACTCCTCGAGACATTGCTTCTGGTCTTGTGGGTCCTCTTCTCATCTGTAAGAGCCAGTCCCTCAACAAAAAGAATGTCCAGGTAACTCCTTTTCATGTGCAAAATTAAGTATTAGAGCACTGAGTGGTTGAAATGAAACTAAAGAATAATTTctatacaatattactgtttaaggCACTGAAACACCCTCTTTTGGAAGACTGTTCCAAACAGTAGGCAGCAAGTAATTGTGCCTCATATGCTACCTTTTGCACAAAATATAGGTCAGCGTTGTCTGTATCCTTCACAGATATTGCAAAACTGAGAAAAATGTAATCCAGCACAGCAGAAATGATAAATACAGCTACACGGATTGCATTACTGAATCAAAAATGCATCTATTAATGTCATATCACACaactataaattacattttaactaatATTTGAGTGGTAGATGAGTTTCACAGTCTTATCTTAGTGACAAGCTAACATCAAAATGTGAGCAACACTTAAATGGAGCTGCTAATTTTGTAgtgttttgaataaattaattatgagGTGTGACTTTATGATGGTTAACATTCTGCCTAAATAGCAAAGCAGCTCACTTAGTTTTGGATTCTGAAAGCGTTTCTCTTTTTTAGCTGAAAGCAGACAAAGAACAGCATGCCATGTTTACTGTTTTTGATGAGAACAAGAGCTGGTACCATGATGAGAACATTAACACATACTGCAGTGACCCCAAAAGGGTTAAAAGAGATGATCCAGAGTTTTACAAATCTAATGTTATGcacagtgagtgattttctgatatttattatattagtgttGTTGATTcatattgtatttgtattatgtatttattgcaTCAACTTTTGCAGCAATCAATGGCTATGTCTATGAAAGTGGCCAAGAATTGGGATTTTGTAATGGTGAAATCGTGACCTGGCATGTATCTAGTGTTGGCGAACAAGATTACATCCAGACCGCCACTTTTTATGGCCATACATTTGAGCTGAAAAACAGAGAAGAGGATATGCTCAGTCTATTTCCCATGACTGGAGAAACTATCACTATGAACATGCTTAATATTGGTGAGTATCCAAATGGTTTATTATGGACTAATTTTAAGACATTGTTACTGACTatacaaagaaatatatttaacaaaaactatgaaTTTAAACTCAGCATACTTCACCTTATAGGTATTTGGCTTTTAGCATCACTGAACTCTCATGATTCCACGAAAGGGATGAGGGTGAAATTCAAGGACCTTGAATGCTTCAGAGATTACGTAATGGAGTATGATTATGAACAAGAAAAATTCACTGTATGGAAACCTGCGCCCCTCAGTGATATTAAGAAAGAGGAACCAAAACAAATAATCCCTATCGTGGTTGATGAGGACACTGATAATTATGCAGAAGAATTTGGCTTGAGGGCattcaaaaacgtaaaaaatgATGCTGAGTTTCTTGACCTTTCGATGATAGATTTTGATGATGGTTTATTGCCGACTACTGAGACAAAAAGCCCGGCCCCAAGCGATGAGTTGGACAAATCACACAATGCTACTTTTGCATCTTTCAATCAGATTCATGGTTTATCAACTGAAGAGGCTGGTTTGGACAAGAGACAATCTTCAAATAAAGTCTTGAATGAAAGCACAAAAGAACCATTGCTAAACATGACAAGCATTTCTGATTCCAAACCAGAGGTCATGTCAAACAATGATACGGACAGTGTTATCTCAAATCCTCCAGTTGTAGAAAGAAAAGTATGCAGTGCATCAACAAAGCCAGTGAATGAAACGGAAAGTGTCTCCACAAATGTTACTCTGGATACTGAAATAAATACCAATATAGTAGAAAATAGCAGTTCATCATTGGAGACAGACAGTTTCTCTGCTTATACTACTCTTGTAGAAAATGCCAGTTCATCATTGGAGACAGACAGTTTCTCTGCTTATACTACTCTTGTAGAAAATGCCAGTTCATCATTGGAGACAGACAGTTTCTCTGCTTATACTACTCTTGTAGAAAATGTCAGTTCATCACTGGAGGGAGAGAGTGTCCCTGGTTATACTACTCAGGAAGAAAATGTCAGTTCATCATTTGACAGAGACAATGTTCCTGATTTTACTACTCATGTAGAAAATGTCAGTTCATCATTTGAGAGAGACAACGTCCCTTATTTTACTACTCATGTAGAAAATGTCAGTTCATCATTTGAGAGAGACAGAGTCTCTGTGAATACTTCTCATTCTCCAGTAGTTGAAACCAACATCACCCACACAATGAATGAAACGCACATTTCCCCCACTAATACCAGTATCACTTCATCTGATGCTCCAGTTGGTGACAGAAACATTACCATGGAAAGTGACAGTCCATCTTTAAATTCTTCTGAATCAAACCTCTTGATTTCAAACCAAACTTTAGTCAACAAAACAGTAATTCAAAAAGAGGCAAACACTAAAAATAACTCTAACTTAGCGCATGGTGACCATGATAGTTCAGGACACGTCTTCATATACCATGTGCCTAGTCCTGATTCTCTCTCCAACAGCTCGGAGACACAAACTGAGGAGGATTTTGTGCTTCTGAATGGTGATCTTACCTCTGAAGTTTTAACAGATTATAAGACTGTTGTAGAATATAATGTCTCACCAATGGACACACCAGAGGAGATTGGtgaattaaatgaaaacacaacaaggATTCAAGAACTCAACAGCACAAAGGTGAATTACACCGGTGAGATGTTTTCGCAGATAAATTCTGAAACTGAGAACATTTTTAATCTCAGTTTGTCTTCGCCTTTGAGAAATGGCACTTTGCAAAGCAACGAGTCTGACTCTTCAAATGCAACTTTGTCTGATTCCAGTCTCGACCTTGAATCTGAAATAACAGAGAATGGCACATCATCAACTAATGCTACAATGAAATCTCACAGTGAAATTTTGAGAAATGCATCAGAGCTCTTTTCTTCAGACAGTACGAAGAATATGTCCTTTTCTCTTGGCCCTTTCAATGTTTCAATCACGAAAAACGGCTCAGAAAGCGAAAGTGAAGAGGAAGTAGTTATCTATCTGAAGAACAATCACAGTGAGGCCATACTCACATCTCATCTCTATCCAAAAGAAGAGCACTGGGGTTATGAAGGCAACCACGAACTGGTT comes from the Carassius gibelio isolate Cgi1373 ecotype wild population from Czech Republic chromosome B9, carGib1.2-hapl.c, whole genome shotgun sequence genome and includes:
- the f5 gene encoding coagulation factor V, producing the protein MKLCFWPGAPYGLAILAFLCNCATAVERRYYIAAVNINWDYTAGQQRTGPSYKKVVYREYNEGFTQAKTHPLSSGLLGPTLRGQEGDTIIVTFKNMADHPCSIHPHGIAYGKQSEGSLYFDNTSLYEKEDDVILPGKEHTYQWEVTSEVAPMDADPPCITYTYFSHFDIVKDYNTGLIGTMLICKKGTLDGSGNQLHFHQEAVLLFGVFDENKSWYSTGGPEQAHNVKYTINGYTNGSIPDLDICAHSKVSWHLLGMSSEPELFSVHFNGQALLHDGHKTSSIGIISGTATSASMNGIHPGHWLISSHISRHLEAGLHGYLNIKTCDEYTAPKRRLTIQQKQESQVWTYYIAAEEVTWDYAPNMKDNMDGDFRSKYLKQGPQRIGKKYKKAVFTQYKDGTFKERAEDKQRKKELGILGPVIRAQIRDVIKIVFKNKASRPYSIYPHGLTIDKAAEGASYPAEGNQTHGIQPGQNYTYTWSVSEEDTPTDSDPRCLTRMYHSAVDTPRDIASGLVGPLLICKSQSLNKKNVQLKADKEQHAMFTVFDENKSWYHDENINTYCSDPKRVKRDDPEFYKSNVMHTINGYVYESGQELGFCNGEIVTWHVSSVGEQDYIQTATFYGHTFELKNREEDMLSLFPMTGETITMNMLNIGIWLLASLNSHDSTKGMRVKFKDLECFRDYVMEYDYEQEKFTVWKPAPLSDIKKEEPKQIIPIVVDEDTDNYAEEFGLRAFKNVKNDAEFLDLSMIDFDDGLLPTTETKSPAPSDELDKSHNATFASFNQIHGLSTEEAGLDKRQSSNKVLNESTKEPLLNMTSISDSKPEVMSNNDTDSVISNPPVVERKVCSASTKPVNETESVSTNVTLDTEINTNIVENSSSSLETDSFSAYTTLVENASSSLETDSFSAYTTLVENASSSLETDSFSAYTTLVENVSSSLEGESVPGYTTQEENVSSSFDRDNVPDFTTHVENVSSSFERDNVPYFTTHVENVSSSFERDRVSVNTSHSPVVETNITHTMNETHISPTNTSITSSDAPVGDRNITMESDSPSLNSSESNLLISNQTLVNKTVIQKEANTKNNSNLAHGDHDSSGHVFIYHVPSPDSLSNSSETQTEEDFVLLNGDLTSEVLTDYKTVVEYNVSPMDTPEEIGELNENTTRIQELNSTKVNYTGEMFSQINSETENIFNLSLSSPLRNGTLQSNESDSSNATLSDSSLDLESEITENGTSSTNATMKSHSEILRNASELFSSDSTKNMSFSLGPFNVSITKNGSESESEEEVVIYLKNNHSEAILTSHLYPKEEHWGYEGNHELVHIEIPDHMNKYISDNSAANKPKTEKKKKVVHQRVKPKKGYGMKTKKRKEYKPQPPSDVSPKGFSPRGFGPSGLTPRGSRPISSEEDLMEKSIVIGVPRRDFNDYEIYVPKHEQTEDLDAMVDTPEEYEYIEYKDPYSKTADIQSPALDVTSQHFLKIAGDKNTRTFFITVEEEEWDYAGYGQRRPDKSSQKERPTSFKKAVFRKYLDSTFSIRDIRGEMDEHLGILGPVIKAEVDQTVMVFFRNLASRPYSLHANGVKYLKQMEGLSYEDESPYWYKQDDAVQPNSTFIYMWTINSKSGPQNNESDCRTWTYYSAVNPERDINSGLIGPLLVCRKGTLDEKPLGRREFVLLFMTFDENKSWYYEENRERIERKNKRAVMDPNFTNKLKFDAINGIIYSLKGLRMYTNQLAKWHLINMGSPKDLHSVHFHGQTFINKELKDHRQGVYPLLPGGFATLEMLPSKPGLWQLESEVGLSQQRGMQTLFLVLDKVCDHPLGFISGTVKDEHITASDYRGQWYPHLARLHNTGKYNAWSTTKTGQYIQVDFQRPVVISKVATQGAKQLLAHNFVLNYTISYSTDKKKWTFYKGDSDTIRKTFEGNSEAYDTKENIFFPPLIGRYVRLYPLQSYNYPTVRLEYYGCELDGCSVPLGMESGVITDAQITASSVATHWYSGQWHPWYARLNKYGTVNAWRAKNNDIQPWIQVELKDIKKITGIITQGAKSYGNEMFVTTYSLEYSEDGMRWTKYTDDEDYEQKTFQGNTDNNGKVKNYIYPPIFSKFIRIIPKQWQKSITMRIELLGCDFE